In Merismopedia glauca CCAP 1448/3, the genomic stretch TTGCGGTAGAGTTTGCCGGAATTATGCGGGGGTTGGGATCGAAAGTTACCCAGTTGATTCGGCAAGATTTGTTCCTCAAAGGCTTTGATGAAGATATTCGTCAAGGGATATTTGATGGGATGAAACATAGCGGCGTTCATGAAATTGTTTGCAATACCCAAGTTAAAAAGATTAAAAAAGTATCTAAAGGAATTAAAGTCACCTACTCTCAAGTTGGCGAAAAAGAGGATCGAACCGTCACTACTGATACAGTATTAATGGCGATCGGTCGCGTTCCCAATCTTCAGGGGTTAGGCTTAGAAAATGCTGATATTAAGACAGCTAATGGTGCCATAGTCGTCGATGAATATAGCCGCACCAATCAACCTCATATCTTCGCTGTGGGAGATTGTACAGATCGGATTAATCTAACTCCTGTAGCCATTGGGGAAGGGCGCGCCTTCGCCGATACCGAATTTGGCAATAATCCGCGAGTTTTTAGCCATCAAGATGTACCTTCAGCCGTGTTTTCGCAGCCAGAAGCCGCAACTGTCGGACTCACGGAACAGCAAGCCAAAGCACAATTAGGGGAAGAAGGAGTCCAAATTTATCGGGCTAGATTCCGCCCCATGTTCTACAGCCTCACGGATATGGAAGAGAAAACAATGGTGAAGCTGGTAGTAGAGAAGAAAACCGACAAGGTTTTGGGAGCGCATATGCTAGGTGATTACGCCGCCGAAGTCATTCAGGGAGTGGCTATAGCCATAAAAATGGGAGCCACCAAAAAGGATTTTGACGCAACTGTGGGGATTCATCCTTCTACGGCTGAGGAATTTGTCACTTTGAGGTAGTATTTGGGGCTGACACCCCAATTCGGAATAGTGAGAGATCGGGGCAAAAGAAAACCCAATCAACAATCAACAATTCATACTTCAAATCAGCAATGCCTTTTTTCATATCGATCGCAGTTGATTTACGCAAATAGTTTATGTCTGAAGTCTTTGCTGAAGAACAGCTTTTATTTACACCAGTTACTCCCAGCAGTGATGCGATCGCCACTATTTTTGCCTTCCCTAATGCCTACAATGTGGGAATTACAAGTTTGGGGTATCAGGTAGTTTGGGCGACCTTGGCTGGGCGTTCTGATGTGGCTGTGAGTCGTTTATTTACAGATGCCAGGGAACTTTTACCCAGAGATCCTGAGTTGGTCGGTTTTTCCCTGTCTTGGGAATTAGATTATGTAAATATTCTCAACCTGTTGGAGTCTTTAGAGATTCCGATTCGTGCGGGCGATCGCACTGACTCTCATCCTATTATCTTCGGTGGGGGTCCTGTTTTGACAGCTAATCCCGAACCATTTGCTGACTTTTTTGATGTGGTTTTGTTGGGGGATGGAGAAGAACTTTTAGGCAATTTCATCGAAGCTTACAAACAAGTTCGTAATAGTAGTAGAAACTCTCAATTAAGATATTTAGCTACAGTTCCAGGTTTGTATATTCCTAGTTTATATGAAGTGAGTTATGAAACCGGAAATACGGGAGCGATCGCTTCTATTCAACCTCTAGATTCTGCGATTCCTGCAACTGTGGAAAAGCAAACTTATCGAGGCAATACTCTATCTGTTTCTACAGTTGTTACTCCCAAGGCTGCATGGGAAAATATTTATATGGTAGAAGTAGTGCGTAGCTGTCCAGAAATGTGCCGTTTTTGCTTAGCTAGCTACCTGACTTTACCATTTCGGACGGCGAGTTTAACAGATGGGTTGATTCCAGCAATTGAGAGGGGTTTAAAAGTAACTAATCGCTTGGGATTGTTAGGTGCTTCTGTAACTCAACATCCTCAATTTGATGAGTTATTAGATTATTTAAATCAACCTCAATATAAAGATATTCGCCTCAGCATTGCATCAGTTCGGACTAATACAGTCACAGAAACTTTAGCAAGAACTTTAGCTAATCGAGGTACGCGATCGCTGACTATTGCAATTGAAAGTGGTTCGGAACGTATCCGTCAAATTATCAATAAAAAGCTGGAACAAAACGATATTATCCAAGCAGCAATTAATGCTCAAAAAGGCGGATTAACTGGTTT encodes the following:
- the gor gene encoding glutathione-disulfide reductase, with translation MSPVEVETNSYDYDLFVIGAGSGGLAASKRAASYGAKVAIAENDLVGGTCVIRGCIPKKLMVYASKFPHLMEAAPGYGWKGVKSKLNWQHLVESVDKEVRRLSQLHISFLEKAGVELIPHRATLVDSHTVQAGDKQYTAAKILIAVGGEAIKPDVPGAKEHTITSREMFLLPKQPKHIVIIGAGYIAVEFAGIMRGLGSKVTQLIRQDLFLKGFDEDIRQGIFDGMKHSGVHEIVCNTQVKKIKKVSKGIKVTYSQVGEKEDRTVTTDTVLMAIGRVPNLQGLGLENADIKTANGAIVVDEYSRTNQPHIFAVGDCTDRINLTPVAIGEGRAFADTEFGNNPRVFSHQDVPSAVFSQPEAATVGLTEQQAKAQLGEEGVQIYRARFRPMFYSLTDMEEKTMVKLVVEKKTDKVLGAHMLGDYAAEVIQGVAIAIKMGATKKDFDATVGIHPSTAEEFVTLR
- a CDS encoding B12-binding domain-containing radical SAM protein, with the translated sequence MSEVFAEEQLLFTPVTPSSDAIATIFAFPNAYNVGITSLGYQVVWATLAGRSDVAVSRLFTDARELLPRDPELVGFSLSWELDYVNILNLLESLEIPIRAGDRTDSHPIIFGGGPVLTANPEPFADFFDVVLLGDGEELLGNFIEAYKQVRNSSRNSQLRYLATVPGLYIPSLYEVSYETGNTGAIASIQPLDSAIPATVEKQTYRGNTLSVSTVVTPKAAWENIYMVEVVRSCPEMCRFCLASYLTLPFRTASLTDGLIPAIERGLKVTNRLGLLGASVTQHPQFDELLDYLNQPQYKDIRLSIASVRTNTVTETLARTLANRGTRSLTIAIESGSERIRQIINKKLEQNDIIQAAINAQKGGLTGLKIYGMVGIPGEETEDITTTISLLKEMKKAAPKLRLTWGCSTFVPKSHTPFQWFGVNKNAEKRLKLYEKELRKIGIEFRPESYNWSVIQALISRGDRRLSKLLELTREYGDSLGSFRRAFKELKEQIPPLEYYVHQDWHTEQVLPWHHLQGALPVSTLTKHFNEVTKVGWVDNRKPKFNFVET